The sequence GGCCGCATCTCATGCGGCAGGCTTTCGCCCCCGATGCTCGTCTGGAGATGGTCGTCAATGCCGGGACCATCTCGTTCCCGCCATTGGCGCAAGGCATCGAAGCGATCACCGAAGTGCTGGTGCGCCAGTTCTCCCGCTCCTTCGAGAACGTGCACACGCTGTGCATCGGCGCGCCGCCCACGGAAGACTTGCCGCGGTACGGCTGCCAATGGCTGGTCGGCATGTCCGAGAAGGACAGCCGTGCCGTGCGCGTCGGCTGCGGGCGCTACGACTGGGTCTTCGAGTCCGCGCCCCCGCGGTTGGCAAGCCGGCTCACGATCACCATCGAACAGATGCTCAGCCTTGCGCCCGAACATCTGGCGCCCTTGATGGCTTGGATCTCGAACCTGTCCGCCCCCTGGTGCGCGGCGTCCGAACTGACGACAGGCGCACCCGCCATCGCGGAGCTTCAAACGGTCATTGACTACTTCGCCTGATATTCACGTCGTGCCCCCGGCCATCCTGGCGCGCCGGGCCAGTTCTTTCGCGCTGGGCGCGGCCTCCTCGCCGAGCGAGCCAAGCTGGATGTCTCCAGCTGGAACGTAGGTGCTCATCACGACGCCGGTCGTCGAAACCTTCGAGGCCACGAGCCGCAGTGCGCACGGCCTTGCCCCGTTTTCGAACAACCGTTTTCCATGGCCAAGAACCACGGGGTACGTCCACACGTTGTATTCGTCGATGAGCGATGCGGCCTGCAGCGTCTGGATCAGGTTGCCGCTGCCGATGATCTGAAGGTGGAGTCCGGGCTGATCCTTGAGCGCGGTGATGGCTGCAACGATGTCGCCGCCAAGCCATGAAGAATTGTTCCATTGCAATGACTTCGGGGTGCGGGACGCCACATGCTTCTTTGCCGCATTGAGCGTCCTTGCAATCGGATCATGCGCCGGCTGGTAGGGCCAATAGGCCTCGAAGATTTCGTAGGTTCTGCGGCCGAGCACGAGCTCCCGATCCTTGCCGTCGAAACCCGCCGCCGAAAGATCCATTCCTGCGCCTCCGAAAGCGAACAGCCAGCCACCCAAGCTGAAGTTTCCGGTGGGGTCTTCGGTCGGTCCGCCTGGTGCCTGCATGACACCATCCAGCGACGTGAACGTGGACGCGATGAGTTTCCTCATGTCACTCTCCCGAGAGTGCACGACGTTGTGCGCTTGTGCGCGGTTCTGGCCGATTGTCGTCATCGCATGCGAAGCGCGCCGGTCCCTCCACCGCCCACCCGCTGTCGCCGGCCGGATCGAGGTCGCGATGGCACCGCGTGAGCCCGTCGTCCAGGTCGAGGGTGACGCCGATGCGCCAATGGCCGCCGGCGCCGAGCTCCACCTGCAGCATGGCGAAGCCGCTGCCGGTGCCCACGGCCGCCGTCACCATGGTGGCGACGAAGGCCCCGGGCACGCGGCCGAGTTCGACCTGGCCATCGAGCCAGAACGCGTCGGGACGCGCATTGACGAAGATCCAGGGTGCATACAGGCCCGAGGACACGACCGAGATCACCTCCACCGGCCCGCCCGCCGCCTGCAGCCAGAGGCTCGACACGCTCGACATGTGCCGGTCGCCAGACAGCACCACCACGTGGCGCGCGCTGGTGTCGCGCAGCAGCTCGAGCAGCGCGCGCTGGGAGGCCGGGTACCCGCTCCAGTCGTCCAGCCCCAGGCGCTCGGCCGGGTCGCCGAAGACGGCGGCGCGCGGCATCGGGAACAGCGCCACCGGCGACACGATGAACTTGGGCACCGCGGCGGGCGCGGCCTCCAGCCACTTTTTCAGGTCGCCCAGGCCGGCCTCGGCGCGGATCGCTGCGTGGTCCAGGGGCGCGGCTTGCGCGTCCGTGCGCAGCGCCCGCCGCTGGCGCGTGCTGCGCGTGTCGAGCATGTAGAACGGAAAGCCGGCCGGCGCGATGCGGTAGTCGAAGGGACGCTGGTCGCGATGCGGGCCGATGCCCTTCACCAGCTTGTGCTGCTGCGCGAAGTAGCCGTCGAGCGCGGCGCGCACGGCCGGCGTTCCATAGGGGTCGGGGCCCGGCTCCCAGTCGTCCATCACCTCGTGATCGTCGAGCAGCGGATAGGTCGGCAGCGAGGCCATCACCTGCCGCAGCGCCTCCAGCCTGAAGCTGAGCGCATAGGCCTGGCCGACGTCGTCGCCGCCCGCCGGTACGAAGAGCCCCGCGGTCTGGTCGACATACACCTGGTCGCCGGCCAGCACCAGCAGCTGCGGCTTGTGCGGTGGCGCGAGCAGCTCGAGCCGCTGCGCGAGCCGCCGATACGACGCCTGTGCGGGCACCCGGTCGACCAGGCCCGGCACGTACTGGCAACTGGCGAGCGCGAAGCACAGCGAGGCCTGCGCGGGCTCGCCCTCGCGCTGCACGGCGCCGGTCCATGCCGGGTCGAGGCGCACCACGGCGCGCTCGCGCTGCGCGTCGGTGGCCGCGTCCAGCGTCCGCATCACCTGCGTGCGGATGGGCTCGATGGGTGCGTCCTGCGGCTCTGCGAACAGCCCGGGCGCCATCCGCGGGCCCAGCACGTCGATGGGGCCGCGCGCCATGGGCAGGTCGTCGTGCGCCGTCAGCACCGCGAAGCCCTGGTACTCGGCGAGCCGCTCGTCGAAGAGGTCGACCTCCACCGCCTCCTGCAGCAGCTTCTCGCGCGTGGTCGGGAGCGCCACCATCCACTCGAAGTCGAAGCACCACCGCCCGTCGCGGCGCCGCGCGGGCACGAAGACCACGGCGCGCGCCGACACATGCGCGGGCGGCGGACGCAGCGCCAGCCGGCAATGCAGCCGGCCCGCGTGGCCCGCCGCGCGGCTCGCATGGCCCAGCCACGGGCCGGTCCACGGCAGGCGGGCCACCCAGTCGGGCGGCACCGGCTCGCCGGGGCCGGGCTTCTTGTCGAAGGCCTCGAGGAACCGTACGATGTGCGGGAACACGTCGGTGCAGGCCTTCTCGCCGATCAGCGTGTCCTGGTGACCGTAGGCGCCGAGCACCAGCAGCTGGTGCGGCGTGCCTTCGCCGAGGAACAGGTCGCCCCCGGAAGGCTTCGACGGGTCCGGCAGCTCCGGTGGCTCCCGCGGCAGCCCGCCGTCCTTGCCGAACACGCGCTTGAGCAGCCAGAAGCTCTCGTACGAGCCGCGCCAGTCGAACACCGCGTTGCGTTGGCCATGCAGCATGAACACTGGAAAGCCGAAGCGCTGGCCGACCTGCTCGAAGCCGACCGCGTGGCCCTGCCCGCCGGCGTCGGTCAGCACCTCCTCGCGGGCGTAGTTGCCGACCTGGGCAAGGCCCCGCAGCTTCACGAAACCGTAGATCGAATCGAGCGCATCGAGCGTGTCCTTGCCGATGTTGTGCAGCCGCATGGTCTGGCCGAAGATGGCGTCGGCCCGGTGCCGCACGGCCGCAAAGCCCGGCGCCTTGCGCAGGCGCTCGGCCTCGCCGTCGTCGTCGGGATAGGGAAAGGTCGCCAGCAGGCCGTCGACGAGCAGGCGCTTCATGGTCGTGAGCGCGGGGCGCGTGTCGAACTCGTCGGTGCCGATGAACTGCTGCAGGTAGCCCGCCACATAGCCCCGGAAGCGGTTGAAGGCCGTGGCGCGCAGCAGCGGCCCTACCTGCGACAGCACCACCGCGCCGATGGACGCATGCAGCCCCGGCAGGCGCAGCACCGCCACGCTGAACATGGCGGCACCGATGCAGTGCGCCACCACGTCGACCTGTACCGGCGCCGCATCGTCGGGCGTCCCGTACGCTGCCTGCACGGTGCGCAAGGCATCCGGGATATCGGCCTCGGCCACCTCGTCGAACGACCAGTAGGCCCGCGGCAGGTGCGGAAAGCCGATGCTGGTGCGCAGGTCGAGCACCCAGACCTCGCGCCCGGCCTCGAGCAGGCTGTGCACCAGGTTGCCGGGAATGCTCTTGTGCGCGAAGGTGGAACCGCTCGCGCCATAGCCGTGGATCAGCATCACGGGCCGCGTGCCTGCGCGGCGCATCGGCGGGCGGTAGCGCGACAGCAGCCGCGGCGGCGCGCTGCCCGGGCCGGCCGCGGTGGCGAGCTCGACCGGCTCGGGCCGCACGCCGTGCACCTCGCCCGGCAGGCGCTCCCAGTCGTGCCGCGGCGAATCGGGCGGCGGCACGAAGTGCAGCAGGTGAACGTGCAGCACGATGCGCAGCACCCACAGCGCCAGTTCGGCCAGGTCCCCCAGCTGGTTGGGCATGTCCTGCTGGTGCTCGACGCGCAGCAGGGGTTGCAGCTGCTCGACGAAGTAGGAAGGGTCCAGCACCATCCGGCCCAGCGGCTTCGCCCCCTCGGGGCCGACGCGCTGCAGTTCGCCCTCGCTCAATTGCCGCCACGGGTTG is a genomic window of Variovorax sp. V213 containing:
- a CDS encoding nuclear transport factor 2 family protein, with amino-acid sequence MSRIQNVVTAYLRAKDHNRPHLMRQAFAPDARLEMVVNAGTISFPPLAQGIEAITEVLVRQFSRSFENVHTLCIGAPPTEDLPRYGCQWLVGMSEKDSRAVRVGCGRYDWVFESAPPRLASRLTITIEQMLSLAPEHLAPLMAWISNLSAPWCAASELTTGAPAIAELQTVIDYFA
- a CDS encoding dihydrofolate reductase family protein, giving the protein MRKLIASTFTSLDGVMQAPGGPTEDPTGNFSLGGWLFAFGGAGMDLSAAGFDGKDRELVLGRRTYEIFEAYWPYQPAHDPIARTLNAAKKHVASRTPKSLQWNNSSWLGGDIVAAITALKDQPGLHLQIIGSGNLIQTLQAASLIDEYNVWTYPVVLGHGKRLFENGARPCALRLVASKVSTTGVVMSTYVPAGDIQLGSLGEEAAPSAKELARRARMAGGTT
- a CDS encoding alkaline phosphatase D family protein; its protein translation is MNEGRRHDDDAPGDRLLSQGAEVLVREILAAPPDALHCDVLVIGSGYGGAVAAARLAGALAVDAAPGIAPGAVPIKVYLLERGSEYLPGEFPATFAELPGHVRFSMQDGRPARGNASGLFDLRLGGDVNALLGNGLGGGSLINAAVMERATSDAFEGGAWPAGLDLAALAQGYDKAEAMLALEQIPESVSKLDSLLKAGTRLHAASCGKAHVAIAFADGTRTPAQVAMHRCLRCGDCVSGCNHRAKKSLDTNYLALARARGARLFTGGTAYRIAALPEGRGYAVEFFFTDRRKARTDNARPYVVRARRVVVAAGTLGSTELLKRSEAAGLPISQALGEGFSANADMIAVAAAQNDEALSSAPEGDAPAQRGIGPTITGLLRTCAKKGERPLVIEEFAIPAPLRRLLAEVVTTTDALQALAQMDLDLHAPDEGRDPLAVDDDMLRRTPVYGMMGDDGAAGTIELVGCGGSDAVLADAQVRVMWDKVAALPVFAAQMRALHAAHDGAGGLGGRVLPNPLWNPLPPLRSLEGRLDPVGSVLTVHPLGGCRMADSREYGVVDSWGRVYDRAAATPSLLPGLAVLDGSIVPVSLGINPSLTIAALAERAVPVLAADWSLALAGSPQPPASQRPLRRDLTRPRAPAPTRVSLRERMTGRVHIDGQAFALSAEVEFEPIDVPALRATPRALAQPVVVLRFGKGDNAPVAHCAGTASMLVREKSDSIERILRSHALARKKLLALAQVLLSVRASMAGPSGNDGDDGDESVSFEGAAMADLMALCSHLGQVRLIEYDWTVERVEHDPPLKVGDRLRLTKRIAFVEGGNPWRQLSEGELQRVGPEGAKPLGRMVLDPSYFVEQLQPLLRVEHQQDMPNQLGDLAELALWVLRIVLHVHLLHFVPPPDSPRHDWERLPGEVHGVRPEPVELATAAGPGSAPPRLLSRYRPPMRRAGTRPVMLIHGYGASGSTFAHKSIPGNLVHSLLEAGREVWVLDLRTSIGFPHLPRAYWSFDEVAEADIPDALRTVQAAYGTPDDAAPVQVDVVAHCIGAAMFSVAVLRLPGLHASIGAVVLSQVGPLLRATAFNRFRGYVAGYLQQFIGTDEFDTRPALTTMKRLLVDGLLATFPYPDDDGEAERLRKAPGFAAVRHRADAIFGQTMRLHNIGKDTLDALDSIYGFVKLRGLAQVGNYAREEVLTDAGGQGHAVGFEQVGQRFGFPVFMLHGQRNAVFDWRGSYESFWLLKRVFGKDGGLPREPPELPDPSKPSGGDLFLGEGTPHQLLVLGAYGHQDTLIGEKACTDVFPHIVRFLEAFDKKPGPGEPVPPDWVARLPWTGPWLGHASRAAGHAGRLHCRLALRPPPAHVSARAVVFVPARRRDGRWCFDFEWMVALPTTREKLLQEAVEVDLFDERLAEYQGFAVLTAHDDLPMARGPIDVLGPRMAPGLFAEPQDAPIEPIRTQVMRTLDAATDAQRERAVVRLDPAWTGAVQREGEPAQASLCFALASCQYVPGLVDRVPAQASYRRLAQRLELLAPPHKPQLLVLAGDQVYVDQTAGLFVPAGGDDVGQAYALSFRLEALRQVMASLPTYPLLDDHEVMDDWEPGPDPYGTPAVRAALDGYFAQQHKLVKGIGPHRDQRPFDYRIAPAGFPFYMLDTRSTRQRRALRTDAQAAPLDHAAIRAEAGLGDLKKWLEAAPAAVPKFIVSPVALFPMPRAAVFGDPAERLGLDDWSGYPASQRALLELLRDTSARHVVVLSGDRHMSSVSSLWLQAAGGPVEVISVVSSGLYAPWIFVNARPDAFWLDGQVELGRVPGAFVATMVTAAVGTGSGFAMLQVELGAGGHWRIGVTLDLDDGLTRCHRDLDPAGDSGWAVEGPARFACDDDNRPEPRTSAQRRALSGE